One Paraburkholderia caballeronis genomic window, CCCCGCGTGACGCCGTTCGCGACGCGCGACGCGCGCCGCACCGCTTCGCGCCTGCGCTGGCCCGACTGAAGCGCGCCGGCCGCTCGCACCGCCCGCCGCTCCGTTCGAGACCCGCGCAGGGCCGTTCGCGGATGCGCCGCCGGTTCGATGACGCATCCGCTTCATGCCGCGCTCAGAACTTGTGACGCAGACCGGCGACCGCCGCGAACTGCCCCGCGTTGCTCGACGCCTGGCCGATCCCTTCGATCCACGCGTTCGCACCCGACGCGCGCTGATAGATGCCGTTCAGGTAGAGGTCGGTGGTCTTCGACAGGAAGTATTCGCCGCCGACCGCGAGCTGGTTGTAGTGCGCGTTCGTCGCGGCCGCTTCGGAGCTGCGCTGGGTCGTGTAGATGTAGCCGACCGTCAGCAGCGTCGCCGGCGTCAGCTGGTAACGCACGCTCGCTTCGTAGTTCGCGAAGCGCAGGCTGCCGCCCGCGATGATGTCGAACGTCGAGTTCGTGTACAGCAGCGCGAGCGTCGCCGGCCCGATCGCATACGTGCCGCCGAGGCCCCAGACCTGGTTGCGCGACACGTTGCTGATGATCGACGACGACAGCGAATAATAGTTATCCGAAGGAGCCGCGCCGGTGGTGTTCGTCGCCGGGCTGTTCACGAGCGAGTACGCCGCGTCGAGGCGCAGCGGGCCGTTCGCGTAGTCCGCGCCGACGCTCCATGCGCGGTTGTTCGCGAATTCGCCGGCCGTGTTCGAGAACGCGTACATCGCGTTCGCGGTGAAGCCCGAGATCGTCGGTGTCGTGTACTTGAGGCCGTTGTTCGTGCGATAGGTGTTGTTCAGGTCGTCGTTGTCGAACACCGCGTTCGCGTATTGCGACAGCGCGCC contains:
- a CDS encoding porin translates to MNKHIVRSIMSAAVAGVCAGAAHAQSNVTLYGVVDAGFTYTNNQKGNSAYQATQGNVQGSRWGLLGTEDLGGGTKATFRLENGFSLESGAAGQAGRMFGRSAWVALGNNRWGTVTLGRQYNSVQDFLWQEQTNGVGALSQYANAVFDNDDLNNTYRTNNGLKYTTPTISGFTANAMYAFSNTAGEFANNRAWSVGADYANGPLRLDAAYSLVNSPATNTTGAAPSDNYYSLSSSIISNVSRNQVWGLGGTYAIGPATLALLYTNSTFDIIAGGSLRFANYEASVRYQLTPATLLTVGYIYTTQRSSEAAATNAHYNQLAVGGEYFLSKTTDLYLNGIYQRASGANAWIEGIGQASSNAGQFAAVAGLRHKF